A genomic window from Aquitalea aquatilis includes:
- a CDS encoding DUF4390 domain-containing protein has translation MLWLLVCAVNTAQADGILARRADAELTQDGQLSLSTRFQTKLSSGLSDALGQGVVLTFRLEFELTRPRSTAYYLNLKEWFEPHASLAFKLSYQPLTSRYRITIGSFSNYYRTLAEAMGALGSIQDWRVLQSGALDPRSAGSVAGRVRLVLDISELPKPFQINALGSGEWSLSSNWTAISMKDGS, from the coding sequence GTGTTATGGCTACTGGTCTGTGCCGTCAACACGGCGCAGGCCGATGGCATTCTTGCGCGCCGCGCCGATGCCGAGCTGACCCAGGATGGCCAGCTGTCGCTCAGTACCCGCTTTCAGACCAAACTGTCCAGTGGCCTGAGCGATGCCCTGGGGCAGGGCGTGGTCCTGACTTTCCGGCTGGAATTCGAACTCACCCGGCCGCGCAGTACCGCTTACTATCTCAACCTGAAAGAATGGTTCGAGCCGCATGCCAGCCTGGCTTTCAAGCTGTCCTACCAGCCACTGACCAGTCGTTACCGCATTACCATCGGCAGTTTTTCCAATTATTACCGCACCCTGGCTGAAGCCATGGGCGCGCTCGGCTCGATTCAGGACTGGCGCGTCTTGCAAAGCGGTGCGCTCGATCCGCGCAGCGCCGGCAGTGTCGCTGGCCGGGTGCGGCTGGTGCTGGACATCAGTGAGCTGCCCAAGCCATTCCAGATCAATGCCCTGGGCTCGGGGGAGTGGAGTCTGTCTTCCAACTGGACGGCCATCAGCATGAAAGATGGCAGCTGA